GAAGCGGTCGACCCTGATCGGACGCGGCGCGGCCTCGAGCACGTCCCCCGTCCGGGCGGCCTCATAGAGCTTGCGACCTCTTACCTTGACGGCCGAGTATGCGGGAGGGCGCTGCATCGACGCACCGACGAGCGACGCGACGGCGGCCGCCAGACGATCATCGTCGACCGAGACCGGCTCGACCCTTGTGACCTCCCCGTCGGCGTCCAGGGTCGTGGTCTCGATGCCCAGGCGCATCGTGGCCTCGTACGTCTTGGGCAGGTCGCCGAGGAAGCGGAGGAGCCGGGTGGCCCGGCCGACGCCCATGACCAGCAGTCCCGTTGCCATCGGGTCGAGGGTGCCCGAGTGGCCGACCTTCCTCGTGCCGAGGGCCCGGCGAACCTTCGCCACGGCGTCGTGCGACGTGATACCCGCCGGCTTGTCGACGAGCAGCAGCCCTTCGGGTCCGCCCTCGGTGTCGGGGCGCAAGCTCACGCGGGAACGGGCTCGCCCCGGAGCGCCTTCGCGAGACGGTCGACGGTCTCGGCCGGACCGTGGGTCGACGTGTATCCGGCAGCGAGCCGGTGGCCGCCGCCGCCGAAGGCCGCCGCGACCTTCGCGAGATCGTGCCCGCCGCGCGAGCGCGCACTCACCTTGAAGCGACCGTCCTTCTGCTGCTTCACGATCGCCGCCACATCGACGTCGCGCGCCGTTCGGATCACGTCGATCAGGTCGTCGGTCTCGGCCGGGTGCACGCCCGCCTCCTGCAGGTCGGCCTGGGTGAGGTAGGTCCAGACGAGGTCGGCGTCGGCGACGTGCTCGAGCCGTCCCAACGCCACTCCGACGAGTTGCAGGTAGGTGGCGGGATTGTCCTCGTAGAGCGCCTGCACGAGCCGGGCGTGATCGAACGGGTGCTCGCGGAGCCGGGCGGCGATACGCAGCGTCGCGGGGGTGGTGGCCTCGTACTGGAACTTGCCCGTGTCGGTGACCAGGCCGGCGTACAGGCAGACCGCCGTCTCGTCGGGCATGTCACCGCCCATCGTCTCGATCAAACGGAAGACCATCTCGCAGGTCGACGAGGCCTCGGGATCGTTGAGAGGGATCGAGCCCAGCCCGTCGTTCGACCGGTGATGGTCGATCCAGATCACCTCGCCCGCCCGGTTCGCGACGTGCCCGAGTTGAGCGAGCCGGTCGAACGCGGCGCAGTCGCACGTGACCATCACCGCGGGTTCCTTCGGGAACTCCTTCGCCGGGACCAACCGCTCGGCGCCGGGCAGCATCTCGGCCCATCGCGGGAGTTCGAGCGGTTCGTTCGGGTACGAGCAGACGGTTTCGACCCCTCGCGACCGCAGGAAGGCGGCGAGCCCGAGCATCGAGCCGAGGGCGTCCGCGTCGGGGTTCACGTGACAGGCGAGCGCGACCTCGGTCGCGTCGGCGAGCACCTGGGCGGCGCGCTCGAAGTCCGGAGTCATCGCTCGTCCTCCGCGCGATGAAGACCAGCGATCAGCTCGTCGATGCGCCGACCCTGCTCGTAGGTGGTGTCTTCCTCGAACTCGAGCTCGGGCAAGTACTTGAGACGTACCTGCCGCCCGATCACCGCCCGTAGGTGCGGTCGAGCGGAGCGCAGGGCTGCACGCGTGCCGGCCTTCGCCTTGTCATCGCCCATCGACGTGTACGCCACCCGGGCGTGTCGCAGGTCGGGGGAGACCTTCACGCCCACGACGGTGACGAACCCCACGCGGGGATCCTTCAGCTTCGGGATCTCCTCGGCGAGGATCTCTCGGAATTCCTCGCCGACGCGATCGATGCGAGCGCCCTGGGTCATCACTTCAGCCTACCGGCGCTCAGTCGTCCGGGGCGTGCACCGTCACATCGACCTGGAGAACCTCGACCGCGGGCCACGTGTCGACGAATCGCTCGATCTCGCCGACGACCTTCCGCAGGTGGTACTCCTGGGCGCCGGCCACCGCGATCGCGATCGAGGCCCGTTGCCACAGGTCCTGGTGGTCGACCTCGGCCACGGAGACGTTGAATCGTTGCCGGAGCGCCGCGGTCAGCGCCTTCACGACGTGGCGTTTCTGCTTCAGGGAGTGGCTATCGCGGATACGCAGGTCGAAGCGCTGCAGCGCGACGAACATCAGATCGTGCGGGCCACCTCGCGCACCTCGAAGGCCTCGATCACGTCGCCCTCCTTGAGGTCTTGGTACCCCTCGATCCCGATGCCGCACTCGTACCCGGCGGCCACGTCCTTCACGTCGTCCTTGAACCGACGCAGCGATCCGATCTTGCCCTCGTAGACGACGATGCCGTCGCGCACGAGTCGCACGCGGGCGTCACGCGGGATCGTGCCCTGGGTGACGTAGCAGCCGGCCACGACCCCGAGCCTCGGCACCCGGAACGTCTGGCGCACCTCGGCCTGCCCGAGCTCGTGCTCCTGCTTCTCGGGAGGCAGCATGCCCGAGAGCGCGGACTTGATGTCGTCGATCGCGTCGTAGATCACCCGGTACGTGCGGATGTCGACCCCTTCCCGATCGGCGAGGTCGACGGCCTGCTTGTCGGGGCGCACGTTGAACCCGATCACGATCGCGTCGGACGCCATCGCGAGCGACACGTCGTTCTCCGTGATCCCGCCCGCGGCGCTGCGCACGATGTTCACGCGCACCTCGTCCTGCGGCAGCTTGAGGAACGCATCGGTCAACGCCCCCAGCGAGCCCTGCACGTCGGCCTTGACCACGAGGTTGAGCTCCGGGATCTCGGCCCGTTCGGCTTGGCGCAACAGGTCGGAGAGGGTCGGCGGTCGGCTGATCACGAGCTCGGCCGCCCGGGCCTTCGCCTCACGCTCGCTGGCGACGTGACGCGCCTCGCGCTCGTCGGCGACCTCGCGGAACTCGTCGCCGGACGCGGGGACGGCCTCCCACCCCAGCAGCTGCACCGGCTTCGACGGCCCCGCCACTTCGAGGGCGGTGCCGTTCTCGTCCTGCATCGCGCGGATCTTGCAGTAGGTGGTGCCGGAGACCAGGGCGTCGCCGATGTCGAGGGTGCCGCGCTGCACGAGCACGGTCGCGACGGGGCCCCGACCCTTGTCGAGGTGAGCCTCGATCACGGTGCCGCGTGCCCGGCCTGTGGGCACGCCCTTGAGCTCCTCGAGATCGGCGACGAGCAGGATCGTCTCGAGCAGCGTGTCGAGGTTCGTCTTCGCCTTGGCCGAGACGTCGACGAACTCGGTATCGCCGCCCCACTCCGACGGCACCAGGCTCCGCTCGACCAGCTGCTGACGCACGCGCGTCGGGTCGGCCGACTCCTTGTCGACCTTGTTCACGGCGACGACGATCGGCACCTCGGCCGCCTTCGCGTGGTCGAGGGCCTCGATCGTCTGCGGCATCACCCCGTCGTCGGCCGCCACGACCAGCACCGCGATGTCGGTCACCTGCGCG
This window of the Actinomycetota bacterium genome carries:
- the truB gene encoding tRNA pseudouridine(55) synthase TruB, with the translated sequence MSLRPDTEGGPEGLLLVDKPAGITSHDAVAKVRRALGTRKVGHSGTLDPMATGLLVMGVGRATRLLRFLGDLPKTYEATMRLGIETTTLDADGEVTRVEPVSVDDDRLAAAVASLVGASMQRPPAYSAVKVRGRKLYEAARTGDVLEAAPRPIRVDRFEVRARRGDDVDLGVTCGGGTYVRVLAADVGAAVGCGAHLTALRRTAIGPFDVADATDPDDPGAPLPIEQTVAHLPSVRIDAEEARAAGHGRVLAPAGIDGPYAVLDPDGRLIAVFEDDGPKAKPLVVLVPG
- a CDS encoding bifunctional oligoribonuclease/PAP phosphatase NrnA, which produces MTPDFERAAQVLADATEVALACHVNPDADALGSMLGLAAFLRSRGVETVCSYPNEPLELPRWAEMLPGAERLVPAKEFPKEPAVMVTCDCAAFDRLAQLGHVANRAGEVIWIDHHRSNDGLGSIPLNDPEASSTCEMVFRLIETMGGDMPDETAVCLYAGLVTDTGKFQYEATTPATLRIAARLREHPFDHARLVQALYEDNPATYLQLVGVALGRLEHVADADLVWTYLTQADLQEAGVHPAETDDLIDVIRTARDVDVAAIVKQQKDGRFKVSARSRGGHDLAKVAAAFGGGGHRLAAGYTSTHGPAETVDRLAKALRGEPVPA
- the rbfA gene encoding 30S ribosome-binding factor RbfA, translating into MTQGARIDRVGEEFREILAEEIPKLKDPRVGFVTVVGVKVSPDLRHARVAYTSMGDDKAKAGTRAALRSARPHLRAVIGRQVRLKYLPELEFEEDTTYEQGRRIDELIAGLHRAEDER
- a CDS encoding DUF503 domain-containing protein yields the protein MFVALQRFDLRIRDSHSLKQKRHVVKALTAALRQRFNVSVAEVDHQDLWQRASIAIAVAGAQEYHLRKVVGEIERFVDTWPAVEVLQVDVTVHAPDD
- the infB gene encoding translation initiation factor IF-2, whose product is MRVHELAKELGVTSKELLVTLEQMGVAGKSASSSVPEDLVPRLRASGGKATEAPKRREVLEPPPAPRKPKAKAKKEPAPAQPEVAAATSEESAEQPAPAAPTPVAPTAAAPAAAAATATEPVVEPTPTPTPTGARRPPRVARTPAEPAVPTLRVVRGATPQDIAEKVGKGPADIVKILFMAKEMATATTSLSDEAIALVADELGMEAEIIGLEDELVAEEADEEADEALLVPRPPVVTVMGHVDHGKTKLLDAIRETDVVAGEFGGITQHIGAYQAHVGDRDITFIDTPGHEAFTAMRARGAQVTDIAVLVVAADDGVMPQTIEALDHAKAAEVPIVVAVNKVDKESADPTRVRQQLVERSLVPSEWGGDTEFVDVSAKAKTNLDTLLETILLVADLEELKGVPTGRARGTVIEAHLDKGRGPVATVLVQRGTLDIGDALVSGTTYCKIRAMQDENGTALEVAGPSKPVQLLGWEAVPASGDEFREVADEREARHVASEREAKARAAELVISRPPTLSDLLRQAERAEIPELNLVVKADVQGSLGALTDAFLKLPQDEVRVNIVRSAAGGITENDVSLAMASDAIVIGFNVRPDKQAVDLADREGVDIRTYRVIYDAIDDIKSALSGMLPPEKQEHELGQAEVRQTFRVPRLGVVAGCYVTQGTIPRDARVRLVRDGIVVYEGKIGSLRRFKDDVKDVAAGYECGIGIEGYQDLKEGDVIEAFEVREVARTI